From the genome of Romeriopsis navalis LEGE 11480, one region includes:
- a CDS encoding carbon dioxide-concentrating mechanism protein → MDRYDPYMDKALGLISVQSFPAIVGVADMMLKSSSVELVGYEQIGAGHCTAVVRGGISDVRLAIETGEEVAAQFGQAISSLVTARPMPNLDEILPIGSKLASLISGRERNRFRDHAVGLVETVGFPPMVAAADAMLKSADVSLSAYHKIGAGLCTAIIRGSVSNVAAAIEAGMAEAERVGELHSVMMIPRPLDDLERAMPLAECWLQELQPIRMPVNLEDQQQERELQPLEIPETVPVEIPAAAEQQQPMEQVAKMDLEYEPADPTPPAYEPAAAQAAPPPEPETYEPVKYPAPQAEPQAQPPLKRQPMEQPADPLD, encoded by the coding sequence ATGGATCGCTACGACCCCTATATGGATAAGGCTTTAGGACTGATTTCAGTGCAAAGCTTTCCAGCGATCGTGGGGGTAGCAGACATGATGCTGAAATCCTCCAGTGTTGAACTCGTTGGGTATGAACAAATTGGTGCCGGTCACTGTACGGCGGTTGTCCGGGGTGGAATTTCCGATGTGCGGTTGGCAATCGAAACCGGTGAAGAAGTCGCGGCGCAATTTGGCCAGGCGATTTCGTCCTTGGTAACAGCCCGCCCAATGCCAAATTTAGATGAGATTTTACCGATCGGTTCGAAGTTGGCCAGCCTAATTTCGGGTCGTGAGCGCAATCGGTTTCGTGATCATGCGGTAGGGCTGGTGGAAACTGTGGGTTTTCCACCAATGGTGGCGGCGGCCGATGCCATGCTGAAATCGGCGGATGTTTCGCTTTCCGCGTATCACAAAATTGGGGCCGGTCTATGTACGGCAATTATTCGCGGCTCTGTCTCAAATGTGGCGGCGGCGATCGAGGCGGGGATGGCGGAAGCGGAACGCGTCGGCGAGTTGCATTCCGTGATGATGATTCCTCGGCCATTGGATGATTTGGAACGGGCAATGCCGTTGGCAGAATGTTGGTTGCAGGAATTGCAGCCGATCCGGATGCCGGTCAATCTAGAAGATCAGCAACAGGAACGCGAATTGCAGCCGCTGGAGATTCCGGAAACCGTGCCTGTTGAAATTCCGGCAGCAGCGGAGCAACAGCAACCGATGGAGCAGGTCGCGAAAATGGATCTGGAGTATGAGCCGGCCGATCCAACCCCGCCAGCCTACGAACCGGCCGCTGCCCAGGCGGCCCCACCCCCTGAACCTGAAACCTATGAACCGGTGAAATATCCTGCGCCTCAAGCTGAGCCGCAGGCGCAGCCACCCTTGAAACGGCAGCCGATGGAGCAACCAGCTGATCCGCTTGATTAA
- a CDS encoding phytoene synthase, whose translation MLQLPETPRIKSLASVEVAYESCRQVTADFAKSFYLSTLLMPVEKRQAIWAIYVWCRRTDELVDSEAASKLDSITLGQHLDAWEERLERLFAGKPEDDFDVALVETIDRYPDLDIQPFRDMIEGQRMDLYRNRYETFEELDLYCYRVAGTVGLMSTVIMGINESAWDKSPWNAGRAPYLPIKEAVALGVANQLTNILRDVGEDARRGRIYLPLEDLRRFNYTEAELFQGVNDERWKRLMRFQIRRARQYFVEAEQGITFLNDDARWPVWAASMTYSWILRAIERNQYDVFNRRAYVSTKRKLSALPVALMRAKVL comes from the coding sequence ATGCTGCAATTGCCCGAAACCCCACGTATCAAGTCCCTCGCTAGTGTCGAGGTGGCCTATGAGTCCTGTCGGCAGGTGACGGCGGACTTTGCCAAAAGCTTCTATCTTTCGACATTGTTAATGCCGGTCGAGAAGCGCCAAGCGATTTGGGCAATTTATGTCTGGTGTCGTCGCACCGATGAATTGGTCGATAGTGAAGCTGCTTCCAAGCTGGATAGCATTACCCTTGGTCAGCATTTAGATGCGTGGGAAGAACGCCTCGAACGATTGTTTGCTGGGAAACCCGAAGATGACTTTGATGTCGCTTTGGTCGAGACTATCGATCGCTATCCCGATCTCGATATTCAGCCCTTCCGCGACATGATTGAAGGGCAACGGATGGATCTATATCGCAATCGTTACGAGACTTTTGAAGAGCTGGACTTGTACTGCTATCGCGTTGCCGGCACCGTGGGCCTAATGTCGACGGTGATTATGGGCATTAATGAATCAGCCTGGGATAAGTCGCCCTGGAATGCCGGTCGTGCGCCCTATTTGCCGATTAAGGAAGCAGTTGCCTTGGGGGTCGCCAATCAGCTGACGAATATTCTGCGCGATGTGGGTGAAGATGCCCGGCGTGGCCGGATTTACTTGCCCTTAGAAGATCTCCGACGATTTAATTACACTGAGGCTGAATTGTTTCAGGGTGTGAATGATGAACGCTGGAAGCGCTTGATGCGATTCCAGATTCGTCGAGCGCGCCAGTATTTTGTTGAAGCGGAGCAGGGCATTACGTTCTTAAATGATGATGCACGCTGGCCGGTTTGGGCCGCGTCCATGACCTATAGCTGGATTCTCAGGGCGATCGAACGCAATCAGTATGATGTGTTTAATCGTCGTGCTTATGTCTCAACCAAGCGGAAACTTTCGGCCCTGCCCGTCGCGCTGATGCGAGCAAAGGTGCTGTAA
- the pds gene encoding 15-cis-phytoene desaturase: MRVAIAGGGLAGLACAKYLVDAGHQPIVFESRDVLGGLVAAWKDKDGDWVETGLHNFFGAYPNMLQLMGELEILDRLQWKRHALIFNQPDKPGVLSWFDVPDLPAPINVITSIIRNNDMLTWGQKVKLAVGLIPAIVRGDKYVESMDKYTMTEWLKMRGIDQEVDREIFIAASKALKFIDPDKISATIPLRALNKFLQQKNGSRIGYLDGAPPERLCQPMVDYITARGGEVRTSSPLKQIVLNADGTIEKFILRGLDGAPDQDVDADIYVSAMSVDVIKTLLPDSWYAMPYFKQLDELEGVPVINVQIWFDRKLTDIDHTLFSRSPILSVYSDMSNSCKEYEDPDKSMLELVVAPAEDWIAKSDQEIVDATLKELEKLFPEHLPAPAKVLKTHVVKTPRSIYTATPGREQFRPVQTTPIENFYLAGSYTAQPFFGSMEGAVLSGKLAAQAIAARYPTAESPTPPTLVAAS; this comes from the coding sequence ATGCGTGTTGCAATCGCCGGTGGTGGCTTGGCTGGTTTGGCCTGTGCGAAGTATCTCGTAGATGCGGGACATCAGCCCATCGTGTTCGAGAGCCGGGATGTGCTCGGCGGTTTGGTCGCCGCTTGGAAGGACAAAGACGGTGATTGGGTCGAAACCGGTTTGCACAACTTTTTTGGTGCATACCCGAATATGCTGCAGCTGATGGGTGAGCTCGAGATTCTCGATCGCTTGCAGTGGAAACGCCACGCGCTAATTTTTAACCAACCCGACAAGCCCGGTGTGCTGTCTTGGTTTGATGTGCCGGACTTGCCCGCGCCAATCAATGTGATCACGTCGATCATTCGCAACAATGACATGCTGACCTGGGGGCAGAAGGTCAAGCTGGCAGTGGGCTTGATTCCGGCGATCGTCCGGGGCGACAAGTATGTCGAGTCGATGGATAAATACACCATGACTGAATGGCTGAAAATGCGCGGCATTGACCAAGAGGTCGATCGGGAAATTTTTATCGCGGCCTCGAAGGCGCTGAAGTTCATTGACCCAGATAAAATCTCAGCGACGATTCCCCTGCGGGCGCTGAACAAGTTCTTGCAACAGAAAAATGGCTCCCGGATTGGCTACCTGGATGGGGCACCGCCAGAACGGCTCTGTCAGCCGATGGTGGACTACATCACGGCGCGGGGTGGTGAAGTCCGGACCAGTTCGCCGCTGAAGCAGATTGTCTTGAATGCCGATGGGACGATCGAGAAATTTATTTTGCGCGGTTTGGATGGTGCGCCGGATCAAGATGTTGATGCCGATATTTATGTCTCGGCTATGTCAGTAGATGTGATCAAAACCCTACTGCCGGATTCCTGGTACGCAATGCCTTACTTCAAGCAGTTGGATGAACTGGAAGGGGTGCCGGTGATCAATGTGCAGATTTGGTTCGATCGTAAGTTGACGGATATTGACCATACGTTGTTTTCGCGATCGCCCATTCTTAGCGTCTATTCCGACATGAGTAACTCTTGCAAAGAATACGAGGATCCAGATAAGTCGATGCTGGAATTGGTGGTTGCCCCCGCTGAGGATTGGATCGCCAAGTCGGATCAGGAAATTGTTGATGCCACGCTGAAAGAACTGGAGAAGCTGTTCCCGGAGCATCTGCCAGCACCGGCTAAGGTGCTGAAAACCCATGTGGTCAAGACCCCACGTTCGATTTATACGGCAACGCCGGGGCGTGAGCAATTCCGTCCGGTGCAAACGACACCGATTGAGAATTTCTATTTAGCCGGCAGCTATACGGCCCAGCCGTTCTTTGGCAGCATGGAAGGGGCGGTATTGTCTGGAAAACTTGCAGCGCAAGCAATTGCGGCGCGTTATCCAACGGCTGAAAGCCCTACTCCGCCAACGCTGGTCGCGGCTAGTTAA
- a CDS encoding ABC transporter permease: MNVNWLNGLGDRNPQLLRELRSRFQMRSVGVTIALTLIAQLLLILLLGALLPYEGSGNIEFCLPPSLDTCATDWPKWWRKVFVVLTSFMPYVLYLPAVFLLTTNITQEVQQGTINFLRLSPRSSANIILGKLVGVPILVYLVGLLLLPLTIVAAVSGGVPLGLFISVYLMLGAWGGLLLLLVLALIMIGSRAQVSGAGTSPGAALALILTLIFIPLTRYWNTLTVWRLWDFQQLNFYNALPNALPIDWFSLPINSQPLIAHGFLVGNIGLIVYWFWRVGQRLFQKPTATAISKRQSYAMVAYLSLLTIGFMFGWGAPAGELFAGLTVLASMVMYAALLLIGALSTPRQMVFDWLRSRREVMLVQRAQNRSPGQRRANQIRAWLFGEKSLGVTAIWVNWLIVYVALSLLLPWLGAFTPYAILGLVLTTLLVANYSLLIQIMLLLETPKRQTWALGSLVVAVILPMVASFIPGLDWIAPYLSPLIWWPIGSLARSTEFVFSSAEMMFYGALVALTIQGTVLVAQVLLLRSRLKHLSRGL, translated from the coding sequence ATGAATGTTAATTGGTTGAATGGTTTGGGCGATCGTAATCCCCAATTACTGCGAGAACTGCGCAGTCGTTTTCAGATGCGCAGTGTGGGCGTGACGATCGCCCTGACGCTGATTGCCCAATTGCTGCTGATTTTATTGCTTGGGGCGCTGCTGCCGTACGAGGGGAGTGGCAATATTGAATTTTGCTTGCCGCCAAGTCTGGATACTTGCGCGACGGATTGGCCGAAGTGGTGGCGGAAAGTCTTTGTGGTGCTGACGAGTTTCATGCCCTATGTACTGTATTTGCCAGCGGTGTTTTTGTTGACGACCAATATCACCCAGGAAGTGCAGCAGGGCACGATTAATTTTCTGCGGTTGAGCCCGCGATCGAGCGCGAATATTATTTTGGGCAAGCTCGTGGGGGTGCCTATTCTGGTTTATTTGGTCGGCCTGTTGCTACTGCCGCTGACGATCGTTGCGGCGGTATCGGGTGGGGTGCCGCTGGGCTTGTTCATTAGTGTTTATCTGATGCTTGGGGCCTGGGGTGGGTTGCTGCTGTTGTTGGTGTTAGCGCTGATTATGATTGGCAGTCGGGCACAGGTTTCGGGGGCCGGCACCTCCCCCGGTGCGGCGCTGGCCTTGATCCTGACGTTGATCTTTATCCCGCTGACCCGCTATTGGAATACCCTGACGGTGTGGCGACTGTGGGATTTTCAACAACTGAATTTTTATAATGCATTGCCGAATGCATTGCCGATCGATTGGTTTAGTCTGCCGATTAATTCCCAGCCGTTGATTGCCCACGGTTTTTTGGTCGGCAATATTGGGTTGATTGTCTATTGGTTCTGGCGTGTCGGTCAGCGGTTATTCCAGAAGCCCACAGCGACGGCGATTAGCAAACGTCAGAGTTATGCGATGGTTGCTTATCTGTCGCTATTGACGATCGGTTTTATGTTTGGCTGGGGCGCGCCTGCGGGTGAGTTATTCGCTGGTTTAACCGTATTGGCCTCGATGGTGATGTATGCGGCGTTGCTGCTGATTGGGGCATTGTCCACCCCGCGCCAGATGGTGTTTGACTGGTTGCGCAGTCGTCGGGAAGTGATGCTGGTGCAACGTGCCCAAAATCGCTCACCGGGGCAGCGGCGGGCCAACCAAATTCGAGCTTGGCTGTTTGGAGAGAAGAGTTTGGGGGTGACGGCGATTTGGGTCAATTGGCTGATCGTATATGTGGCATTGTCACTGTTATTGCCTTGGCTCGGTGCGTTTACACCCTACGCGATTCTGGGGTTGGTATTGACGACGCTGCTGGTGGCCAACTATAGCCTCTTGATCCAGATCATGCTGCTGCTCGAAACGCCCAAGCGCCAGACTTGGGCCTTGGGGAGTTTGGTGGTGGCGGTCATTTTACCGATGGTCGCGAGTTTTATTCCGGGCTTAGACTGGATTGCCCCCTATTTGTCACCTTTGATCTGGTGGCCGATCGGGTCGTTAGCACGGTCCACCGAATTTGTCTTCTCATCGGCCGAAATGATGTTTTATGGTGCTTTAGTGGCTCTGACGATTCAGGGAACGGTATTAGTGGCCCAGGTGCTACTTTTGAGAAGTCGACTGAAACATCTGAGCCGCGGGCTTTAG
- a CDS encoding ABC transporter ATP-binding protein, with product MFLETQHLGKQFERQLALDDVNLQIRQGDVYGLIGPNGAGKTTLLRVLALADEPTLGKVWFDGQPLVYGRHLPAQKQRIGFLPDDYPLYNEMLVWHYLDYMARLYLMQEPQRADRINQVLELVQLESKRDSRIGTLSRGMRQRLSLAQAIIHQPDLLLMDEPVSGLDPLARSQFRQIVKRLQAEGMTIIISSHILSDLEDFCSAVGVMEQGRLVESALLSDLYDRLSVRRLSISVLDELARLQALLAQQGQIQAIEVVDDTTLQATFSGNDGDRLALLKTLMEAGVAITDFHVTQENLESIFLKMDYQRTA from the coding sequence ATGTTTCTTGAAACTCAGCATTTAGGTAAGCAATTCGAGCGGCAGCTGGCCCTTGATGATGTGAACTTACAGATTCGTCAAGGTGATGTGTATGGCTTGATTGGGCCAAATGGTGCGGGTAAGACAACGCTGCTGCGAGTATTGGCTTTGGCCGATGAGCCAACCCTGGGGAAGGTGTGGTTCGACGGGCAGCCGTTGGTCTACGGGCGACATTTACCCGCCCAGAAACAGCGGATTGGCTTTTTGCCGGATGATTATCCGCTGTATAACGAAATGCTGGTGTGGCATTACCTTGACTATATGGCGCGGCTGTATTTGATGCAGGAGCCGCAGCGGGCCGATCGGATTAATCAAGTGCTGGAATTGGTGCAGCTTGAATCCAAGCGCGATAGCCGGATCGGCACTTTGTCACGCGGGATGCGTCAGCGACTGAGTTTGGCCCAAGCGATTATTCATCAGCCGGATTTGCTGTTGATGGATGAGCCGGTGTCGGGGCTGGACCCATTGGCCCGATCGCAGTTTCGACAAATTGTGAAACGGCTGCAAGCCGAGGGGATGACAATCATTATTTCCTCGCATATCTTGAGTGACCTGGAGGATTTTTGTTCAGCTGTGGGGGTGATGGAGCAGGGACGCTTGGTGGAAAGTGCGCTGCTGTCGGATTTGTACGATCGACTAAGTGTGCGGCGGTTGAGCATTTCGGTGCTGGATGAGCTGGCCCGGTTGCAGGCGCTGTTGGCGCAGCAGGGGCAAATTCAGGCGATTGAAGTCGTGGATGATACGACTTTGCAGGCGACATTTTCGGGGAACGATGGCGATCGGTTGGCCCTATTAAAAACGTTGATGGAGGCGGGGGTAGCAATTACCGATTTCCATGTAACCCAGGAGAATTTGGAATCAATTTTTCTGAAAATGGATTACCAACGCACAGCGTAG
- a CDS encoding GDP-mannose 4,6-dehydratase, with the protein MTKKALITGLTGQDGSYLAELLVSKGYEVYGLVRRSSSSNLGRIRHLGDKVKILSGDLLDQSSLMDVITESAPDEIYNLASQSYVPLSWTQPALTAEYTALGVSRLLESIRRCKPDAKFYQASSSEVFGQPDESPQTERTAFRPRNPYGVAKAYAHWMTINYRNQYNLYACCGITYTHESPRRGSEFVFRKITQGAAKIKLGLDKELKLGNLDARRDWCFAQDVVEAMWLMLQQEQAEDYIIASGAVNSVKDLVKYAFDYVGLNWQDYVSVDPAFYRPDEAVLLAGSIDKIHKELDWKPRYSFKNLVELMVENDLKELTDRSAS; encoded by the coding sequence ATGACAAAAAAAGCGCTGATCACGGGTTTGACTGGACAAGATGGTTCCTACCTGGCCGAACTGCTTGTTTCCAAAGGGTATGAAGTCTATGGACTGGTGCGTCGATCGAGTTCCAGTAATTTGGGCCGGATTCGACATCTTGGAGATAAAGTGAAAATCCTCTCGGGGGACCTACTTGATCAGTCATCGCTGATGGATGTGATTACCGAGTCGGCCCCGGATGAGATTTATAACTTGGCGTCTCAAAGCTATGTGCCATTGTCTTGGACCCAACCGGCGTTGACGGCAGAATATACGGCCCTCGGGGTGTCGCGATTACTCGAATCAATTCGCCGCTGTAAGCCTGATGCGAAGTTCTACCAAGCCTCAAGTAGTGAAGTGTTTGGTCAGCCGGATGAATCGCCCCAGACGGAGCGCACGGCGTTTCGGCCGCGGAATCCCTATGGTGTGGCCAAGGCCTATGCCCACTGGATGACGATTAACTATCGCAATCAGTACAACCTGTATGCCTGCTGTGGGATTACCTATACCCATGAATCGCCTCGGCGGGGTTCGGAGTTTGTGTTTCGCAAGATCACTCAAGGCGCAGCCAAGATTAAGCTTGGTTTGGATAAAGAGCTAAAGCTTGGTAACTTGGATGCCCGGCGTGATTGGTGTTTTGCCCAGGATGTGGTGGAAGCGATGTGGCTGATGCTGCAACAGGAGCAGGCGGAAGACTACATCATCGCCAGTGGTGCCGTGAATTCGGTGAAGGATCTGGTGAAGTATGCCTTTGATTATGTGGGCTTAAATTGGCAGGATTATGTTTCGGTAGACCCGGCGTTTTACCGTCCGGATGAGGCGGTCTTGTTGGCCGGTTCGATCGATAAAATCCACAAAGAGCTGGACTGGAAACCCCGTTATTCGTTCAAGAATTTAGTGGAGTTGATGGTCGAAAATGATCTGAAGGAATTGACCGATCGCTCTGCCTCCTAG